One part of the Zymomonas mobilis subsp. pomaceae ATCC 29192 genome encodes these proteins:
- a CDS encoding peptide chain release factor 3 has translation MTSNARPDRRTFAIISHPDAGKTTLTEKLLYFGGAIHLAGEVKARGDNRRARSDWMKIEQQRGISVTSSVMTFEYQGLTFNLLDTPGHEDFSEDTYRTLTAVDSAIMVIDAARGIEAQTRKLFEVCRLRSVPIITFINKVDREGRPVFELLDEIADQLALDISPMLWPVGMGGLFEGLYDIENKKLLRPSTEDNHAYTGDETAVTGLDDPKLASLISDNALNRLREEVELAEIGYAPFDEKAYQSGDLTPVYFGSALKDFGVEQLISAIARHAPGPRVQPAQPDPIDPDDPTVNGFIFKVQANMNPAHRDRVAFMRLCSGRFRRGMKLNQIGTGKAISIHSPILFFAQNREVADEAFPGDIIGIPNHGTLRVGDTLSENNSDLNFTGLPDFAPEILRRVILSDPTKSKQLRKALDDMAEEGIIRVFHPVIGAQWIIGVVGQLQLEVLISRLEAEYRVAATLEQSPWQTARWLASDDSKLLASFIATHQSAIAEDRDKAPVFMAKDEWELNYVSGRNPDIRFVATKERR, from the coding sequence ATGACTTCTAACGCACGCCCAGATCGACGCACATTCGCTATTATTTCTCATCCTGATGCCGGTAAAACGACGCTGACGGAGAAACTATTATATTTTGGAGGCGCTATTCATCTAGCGGGTGAAGTGAAAGCCCGCGGTGATAATCGTCGCGCCCGTTCTGACTGGATGAAAATTGAGCAGCAACGCGGTATTTCAGTAACGTCTTCTGTCATGACCTTTGAATATCAAGGTTTGACTTTTAACCTGTTGGATACACCAGGACATGAAGATTTTTCGGAAGATACCTATCGTACTCTAACCGCTGTTGATTCGGCTATTATGGTTATTGATGCGGCAAGAGGTATTGAAGCCCAGACCCGTAAACTTTTTGAAGTTTGTCGCCTTCGCTCTGTACCGATTATTACTTTTATTAATAAAGTAGATCGGGAAGGGCGACCTGTTTTCGAGCTTCTTGATGAAATTGCTGATCAATTAGCCCTTGATATAAGCCCCATGCTTTGGCCAGTCGGTATGGGCGGGTTATTTGAAGGGCTTTATGACATTGAAAATAAAAAGCTTTTAAGACCTTCAACAGAAGACAACCACGCTTATACCGGTGATGAGACAGCTGTTACGGGTTTAGATGATCCAAAACTGGCGTCTTTAATTTCCGATAATGCCTTGAACCGGCTTCGGGAAGAAGTGGAATTGGCTGAAATCGGTTATGCGCCTTTTGATGAAAAAGCGTATCAATCCGGTGATTTGACACCTGTTTATTTTGGCTCGGCTCTAAAAGATTTTGGTGTCGAACAGTTGATTTCAGCTATTGCGCGCCATGCCCCCGGGCCTCGGGTGCAACCCGCACAACCAGACCCTATTGATCCCGACGATCCCACAGTCAATGGCTTTATCTTTAAAGTTCAGGCTAATATGAATCCTGCCCATCGTGATCGGGTCGCTTTTATGCGTTTATGTTCAGGTCGTTTTCGCCGGGGCATGAAACTTAATCAGATAGGTACCGGCAAGGCAATTTCTATTCATAGTCCGATTTTATTTTTCGCACAAAATCGCGAAGTAGCCGATGAAGCTTTTCCGGGTGATATTATCGGTATACCTAATCATGGTACTTTACGGGTAGGGGACACCCTAAGCGAAAATAATAGCGATCTCAATTTTACAGGGTTACCCGACTTTGCACCGGAAATTTTACGACGTGTTATTTTGTCGGATCCCACCAAATCAAAGCAGCTAAGAAAAGCGCTGGATGATATGGCAGAGGAAGGCATTATTCGCGTTTTCCATCCCGTTATCGGTGCGCAATGGATTATTGGGGTTGTTGGTCAGCTACAATTAGAGGTTCTGATATCACGGTTAGAGGCAGAATATCGGGTTGCTGCCACATTAGAACAATCGCCTTGGCAGACAGCGCGTTGGTTGGCTTCTGACGATTCTAAACTGTTAGCTAGTTTTATTGCCACGCATCAATCCGCTATTGCAGAAGATCGAGACAAAGCGCCCGTATTTATGGCTAAAGATGAATGGGAACTCAATTACGTTTCTGGTCGCAATCCTGATATTCGTTTTGTGGCTACCAAAGAAAGACGATAG
- a CDS encoding CsbD family protein, which yields MSGTYDKLKGSAQQTLGKGKEKVGKAFDDPELQSKGIMDQAQGAASKALGAAKEALSDGIDKVKDTFEDLKESAKDKYEDLKDSAQEHKSEAKSKSKKVMRDIKS from the coding sequence ATGTCTGGGACTTATGATAAATTAAAAGGCTCTGCACAACAAACCCTTGGTAAAGGTAAAGAGAAAGTCGGAAAAGCTTTCGATGATCCTGAACTACAGAGCAAAGGTATCATGGATCAGGCTCAAGGGGCTGCTAGCAAAGCGCTGGGTGCGGCCAAAGAAGCCTTAAGCGATGGTATTGACAAAGTTAAAGACACTTTCGAAGATCTTAAAGAAAGTGCAAAAGATAAATATGAGGATTTAAAAGACTCGGCACAGGAACATAAATCTGAAGCTAAGTCAAAAAGTAAAAAAGTTATGCGAGACATTAAATCATAG
- a CDS encoding antibiotic biosynthesis monooxygenase family protein: MIYEFLQISIKEDTDSEFIAAVEKAKPLFLNSPGCEGLELTRSHEHKGRFCLIIRWASIEAHVEGFRKSDALPKWRALANQYFAEPPRGEHLIPVFEV; the protein is encoded by the coding sequence ATGATTTACGAATTTTTACAAATTTCTATTAAGGAAGATACAGATAGTGAATTTATTGCGGCTGTTGAGAAAGCCAAACCTTTATTTTTAAATTCTCCTGGTTGCGAAGGCTTAGAATTGACGCGCTCGCATGAACATAAAGGTCGTTTTTGTTTAATTATACGCTGGGCTTCGATAGAGGCACATGTGGAAGGTTTTCGGAAATCAGATGCCCTGCCTAAATGGCGCGCTTTGGCCAACCAATATTTTGCAGAACCACCGCGGGGCGAGCATCTTATCCCCGTTTTTGAGGTTTAA
- the aroQ gene encoding type II 3-dehydroquinate dehydratase encodes MAEKPTIFILNGPNLNLLGLREPDIYGHETLDDIADSLEDRALELNVAVDIRQSNHEGHLIDWLQEAQAVKAKAVILNAAAYTHTSVAIYDAIRAISVPVIEVHLSNPHAREFFRHKSYVGEAALGTISGFGAKSYLLALDAAAKL; translated from the coding sequence ATGGCAGAAAAGCCGACAATATTTATTCTTAATGGGCCTAATCTGAACCTTTTGGGTTTAAGAGAGCCTGACATTTACGGTCATGAAACGCTTGATGACATTGCGGATAGCCTTGAAGATCGCGCTTTAGAACTGAATGTTGCGGTTGATATCCGACAATCTAACCATGAAGGCCATTTAATTGATTGGCTACAGGAAGCACAAGCTGTAAAGGCAAAAGCCGTTATCTTGAATGCAGCAGCGTATACCCATACATCTGTTGCGATTTATGATGCAATCAGAGCAATCTCGGTACCGGTGATTGAAGTTCACTTGTCGAATCCCCATGCTCGTGAGTTTTTCCGTCATAAAAGTTATGTCGGTGAAGCGGCCTTGGGGACAATTTCGGGTTTTGGCGCAAAAAGCTACCTTCTTGCGCTGGACGCCGCCGCCAAGCTCTGA
- the accB gene encoding acetyl-CoA carboxylase biotin carboxyl carrier protein — protein MTEKHKEAMQVDPELVNQLAKLLDETNLTEIEVQDGDRRIRVVRNATVYAAPTTMAVPTAAMPAPAAPPAAPAGVPLADHPGTVHSPMVGTVYLAPEPEASNFIHVGDKVEKGATLLIVEAMKVMNPIVAPKSGVVTSIMVENAQPVEFDQPLVVIE, from the coding sequence ATGACAGAAAAACACAAAGAAGCCATGCAGGTCGATCCCGAACTGGTTAATCAACTCGCAAAATTACTCGACGAGACCAACCTAACCGAAATCGAAGTACAAGATGGTGACCGCCGTATTCGTGTCGTTCGTAACGCTACGGTCTATGCCGCCCCCACAACTATGGCCGTACCAACTGCGGCTATGCCCGCTCCCGCTGCCCCGCCCGCAGCTCCAGCCGGAGTGCCCCTTGCCGATCATCCGGGTACCGTGCATTCACCCATGGTAGGCACTGTCTATCTTGCACCTGAACCCGAAGCCTCTAATTTTATTCACGTGGGCGACAAGGTTGAAAAGGGAGCAACTTTGCTGATTGTTGAAGCCATGAAAGTTATGAATCCGATTGTTGCCCCCAAAAGTGGGGTCGTAACTTCAATTATGGTAGAAAATGCTCAGCCGGTCGAATTTGATCAGCCGCTGGTAGTAATAGAGTAA
- the accC gene encoding acetyl-CoA carboxylase biotin carboxylase subunit, which yields MAIKKILIANRGEIALRIHRACHEMGISTVAVHSTADDEAMHVRLADETVCIGPAPAGESYLNIPNIIAAAEISGADAIHPGYGFLSENARFAEIVESHELIWIGPKPEHIRIMGDKVEAKRTAGRLGLPLVPGSDGPIHNFAEAKATADEIGYPVLIKAASGGGGRGMKVVPSEDQLEVLMAQAKSESKAAFGDDTIYMEKYLSAPRHIEFQIFGDGEGKAIHLGERDCSLQRRHQKVLEEAPSPVISAEQRAEMGAIVSKAMSDMAYRGAGTIEFLYENGQFYFIEMNTRLQVEHPVTEAVTGLDLVREQIRIAEGKGLSRTQDQIVLSGHAIECRINAEDPDNFTPSPGTVKNYHVPGGFEVRIDSGLYNGYTIPPYYDSMIAKLIVHGETRSEAISRLSRSLEEFIIDGIKTTIPLQRSLLEKQAFVDGDYTIKSLEQWLEEKSLKKF from the coding sequence GTGGCCATCAAAAAAATCCTTATCGCCAATCGTGGCGAAATCGCTCTTCGTATTCATCGCGCTTGCCATGAAATGGGCATCAGCACCGTTGCTGTCCATTCAACAGCCGATGACGAAGCCATGCATGTTCGTCTGGCAGATGAGACGGTCTGTATCGGGCCAGCACCTGCTGGTGAAAGCTATCTTAATATCCCCAATATTATTGCTGCCGCTGAAATTTCTGGCGCAGATGCGATTCATCCGGGATATGGCTTTTTATCTGAAAATGCGCGCTTTGCTGAAATTGTTGAAAGTCATGAATTAATCTGGATTGGGCCCAAGCCCGAGCATATTCGAATCATGGGCGATAAAGTCGAAGCAAAGCGGACAGCGGGTAGATTGGGTTTGCCCTTGGTGCCCGGATCAGATGGTCCTATTCATAATTTTGCTGAGGCAAAGGCAACCGCTGATGAAATCGGTTACCCGGTTCTCATTAAAGCGGCATCCGGCGGCGGTGGTCGGGGTATGAAGGTCGTCCCTTCGGAAGATCAACTTGAAGTGCTAATGGCACAAGCCAAATCAGAATCCAAAGCGGCTTTTGGCGATGATACCATTTATATGGAAAAGTATCTCAGTGCGCCCCGCCATATTGAATTCCAGATTTTCGGGGATGGAGAAGGTAAAGCCATTCACTTAGGGGAGCGTGATTGCTCCTTACAGCGTCGCCATCAAAAAGTTTTGGAGGAAGCGCCTTCCCCTGTTATTTCCGCAGAACAGCGGGCTGAAATGGGCGCAATTGTCTCCAAGGCGATGTCTGATATGGCTTATCGCGGGGCGGGTACCATTGAATTTCTTTACGAAAATGGCCAGTTCTACTTTATTGAAATGAATACCCGTTTACAAGTTGAACACCCCGTAACAGAAGCCGTTACCGGTCTCGATTTAGTGCGTGAACAAATCCGTATCGCAGAGGGTAAGGGTTTATCACGCACCCAAGATCAGATTGTATTATCAGGACATGCGATTGAATGTCGGATCAATGCTGAAGACCCTGATAATTTTACCCCGTCACCGGGTACCGTCAAAAATTATCATGTTCCTGGTGGATTTGAAGTTCGGATTGATAGCGGCCTTTACAATGGTTATACCATTCCACCCTATTATGACAGTATGATTGCTAAGCTGATCGTTCACGGGGAAACCCGTAGCGAAGCTATCAGTCGTCTTTCACGCTCTTTAGAAGAATTCATTATTGATGGTATCAAAACGACGATACCTCTTCAGCGTTCGCTTTTAGAGAAGCAAGCCTTTGTTGATGGTGACTATACCATTAAATCGCTTGAACAATGGCTAGAAGAAAAAAGTCTGAAAAAATTCTAA
- the cysQ gene encoding 3'(2'),5'-bisphosphate nucleotidase CysQ, with the protein MLIPSLSPQAALLEGLVQIALQAGEKALEIYHGDFTVMTKEDDSPVTRADREAEAIILEGLKKLQPGVAVIAEEQYAATKKGYNTDSFFLVDPIDGTKEFINKRDEFTVNIALIKKGMPILGVIYAPATGQIYGGDVLAKSAWTAKVEPNQEFLNHTAITTRQPSEKLDVMTSFSHNNPATEAYLDSLPVGERIKAGSSLKFCWLAEGKADIYPRLSPTHEWDTAAGHAILLAAGGNVVTVDGEALLYGKPGYLNPGFIAYGAEQPLLPPQS; encoded by the coding sequence ATGCTTATACCATCACTTTCACCTCAGGCCGCTTTATTGGAAGGATTAGTTCAAATCGCCTTACAGGCCGGTGAAAAAGCTCTAGAAATTTATCATGGTGACTTCACTGTCATGACTAAGGAAGACGACAGTCCCGTCACCCGTGCAGATCGGGAAGCCGAAGCTATCATTTTAGAAGGATTGAAGAAGCTGCAGCCGGGTGTCGCTGTCATCGCGGAAGAACAATATGCTGCAACAAAAAAAGGGTACAACACAGACAGCTTCTTTTTAGTTGATCCCATCGATGGAACCAAAGAGTTTATTAATAAACGGGATGAATTCACGGTTAATATTGCCCTCATCAAAAAGGGTATGCCGATTTTGGGGGTTATTTATGCGCCTGCTACCGGCCAGATATATGGAGGCGATGTCTTGGCAAAATCTGCATGGACCGCAAAAGTTGAACCTAATCAAGAATTTTTAAATCACACGGCTATTACGACCCGTCAACCTAGTGAGAAGCTAGATGTTATGACCTCTTTTTCTCATAATAATCCGGCGACAGAGGCTTATTTGGATAGCTTACCGGTTGGAGAAAGAATAAAGGCGGGATCTTCATTGAAATTTTGCTGGTTGGCAGAAGGAAAAGCCGACATCTATCCCCGTTTATCGCCAACCCATGAATGGGATACGGCTGCCGGACATGCCATTCTTTTGGCCGCTGGTGGCAATGTTGTAACTGTTGACGGTGAAGCTTTACTCTATGGAAAGCCCGGTTATCTAAATCCCGGGTTTATTGCTTATGGGGCAGAACAGCCTTTATTACCCCCTCAGTCTTAA